The Mycobacterium sp. EPa45 genomic interval CCCCGAAACCACTGGATGGCCGTGCTCTTCCAGGTGTCGGCGCTGATGTCCTCGTCGACGCTGAAAAAGATCGGCGCCGACGCCGGGCCACCCGCCACGCCGTGCAGGCGCAGCGCGGTCTGCGCGTCGGCGACACCGCCGTCGAAGCCGCGGGTGAAGTCCGACGGTGCGTTGGGCCAGCCGGGTTTTCCGTACTGATAGCAGCTGACGACGTGCAGCCCGGCCGCGATGAGGCCGTCGGTGTACTGGCGGGTGACGGGCTTGAAATCGAAGGTGGCGCCCGGGCGTAACTCGGACACGTACACCAGTGCCCCGTCGTAGCCCGCGGCCTTGATCTGTTCCGGCGAAACCTGGCGTACCGCGAAATCGATGAGCCGCAACCCGTCGGCCGATGCCTTCGGCGCCCCGAGGACGGCGGCTCCGGCCAGCGCCGTCAGCGCATACCGGAAGACGTCGCGCCGACCGAGCTCGGTCACGATCGCGCCGTGATCAGCGAGGGTTCACCGACCCCGATGGTGATCTGCGGGTTGGCCGCTGGGTCAAGCCAATTCAGTATCGACTTCATCTCCTCGCGCCCGATCGCGACACATCCCCATGTGGGATTGCCGTCGGTCACGTGCAGGAAGATTCCGGCTACCTTCCCCGGAATGCGTTGAGGATTGGACGTGATGTTCACCGCGTAGTCGTAGACCGGGCCGGAGTCGTAGAGGTTCTCGGCGATGCCCGAGGGTTGGCCGACCGCGCGGACGTGCGTGTTGTAGGTCGGAGACTTTCCGTCCTCGTCCCACCAGTCCTGATTGGTGGCCTGGAAGTAGGGCATCTTGGTGCCGGGGCTGGGCTGGCGCCCGAAGGCTTGGTCGAATCCGAATGTGCCCTCCGGCGTGCGGTAGACGCCGTCGGCCGGTGCGCCGACTCCCAATTCGCCGACTTTGGCCGGCGTGGGACCCAGGACGACCTTCCAGTCCTGGCCAACACGCTGGAAAGCGGTCAGGGTGCCGGTGGTGGAGCTGGCGGCGGGCACGCCCACGACAACCCACTGCGATGACTCCGGTGCGGCGCTCGCCGGTGGGGCCAGCAGCAGGCTCAACAGCAGTGCCAGGCCGGATCGCACCACGAGGCTCGCCACGGCATTCATGGTAACCGCAGGGTGTGCGCGATCCGGTGTAGCGAAATGGACTTTTGGGCAGTTTTGGTAGTACTGGACCGTACTGCCGTATGCGCTCTATGGTGAGCGCGTGACCAAGATTGCCGACTACGAGGCGGAATCGTCGCCGTGGTCGCCGCGTGAAGCGGAGCTGCTGGCTGCCACCCTGCAGCTGCTGCAGCAGCACGGGTACGAGCGGCTGACCGTCGACGCTGTCGCAGCAACCGCCAAAGCGAGCAAGGCCACGGTGTATCGGCGCTGGCCTTCGAAGGGCGAATTGGTTCTGGCGGCCTTCATCGAGGGCATCCGGTGCGCAGCGGTCCGCCCCGACACCGGCACTCTGCGCGGCGACCTGCTCCACCTCGGCGAAGCCATCACCGAGCAGGCCGCCCAACACTCCGCCACCATCCGCGCGGTCATGGTCGAGGTCTCCCGCGACCCTGCACTGCGGGAGGCGATGCAGCACCAGTTCCTCGACCAACGCAAGGCGCTGATCGAGTCGGTCCTGCAGCAGGCCGTCGACCGTGGTGAGATCAATGCGGAGGCGATCACTGAAGAACTCTGGGATCTGATGCCCGGCTACCTGATCTTCCGGTCGATCGTTCCCAATCGCCCGCCTTCGGAGAAGACCGTGCTGGCTCTGGTCGACAATGTCATCGTCCCCAGCCTCACCCGTCCTCTCAGCTAGACCGAAGTGTTGCCCGAGGCGATCCAGTACCGTACCGTACCGTCTAGAGCGATCGGCCCCAGCTGACCGGGAAACGATCTCTCCCCGCCATGTACGCCATGTAATCGTGTTCGCCGGTTATCGAAAGGCCAACGGGTGCAGAGGGTTTCGACGGACGCTCCAGACCAGCAGGGCGCCGACAAGTCGCTGACACACCGGTTCGCGCGGGCAACCCGGACGCTCTGCATCCCGATATTGCTGTTCTGGCTGGCGATTACCGTCCTCAGCAACGCGCTGGTACCGCAGCTGGAAGTCGTCGGCAAAGAGCACAACGTGGCGCTGAGTTCGCCCGACTCACCGTCCCTGCAGGCGTTCAAACGCATCGGCCAAGTCTTCGGTGAATTCGACTCCGACAGCGCGGCGATGATCGTCCTCGAAGGCGACCAACCGCTCGGTGCCGACGCGCACCGGTACTACGACGAGCTCATTCGCCGAGTGTCCGCCGACCACAAGCACGTCCAACACATCCAGGACTTCTGGGGTGATCCCCTCACGGCCGCCGGAGCCCAGAGCCCCGACGGCAAGGCCGCCTACGTTCAGGTATTCCTCTCCGGCAACCAGGGCGAAGCGCTGTCGCTGGCCTCCGTCGACGCCGTCCGCGACATCGTCGACCACACCCCGGCGCCGCCCGGCGTCAAGGCATATGTCACCGGTGCGGCACCTCAGGTCGCCGACCAGTTCGAGAGCGGCGATAAGGGGACAACGAAGGTCACCCTGCTCACCATCGGGGTGATCGCGATCATGCTGCTGCTGGTCTACCGGTCGGTGGTCACCTCGCTATTGATGCTGATCACGGTTCTCATCGAAATGTCCGCCGCCCGGGGCATCGTGTCGTTCCTGGCCAACTCTGGGTTCATCGGACTTTCGACGTACTCGACGAACATCCTGACGCTGTTGGTCATCGCCGCCGGCACCGACTACGCAATTTTTCTCGTCGGCCGCTATCACGAAGAGCGGTCGGCCGGCGTCGACCGGGAGACCGCCTTCTACGACACGTACCGCGGAACCTCCCACGTGATCCTGGGTTCGGGGCTGACCATCATCGGCGCGGTCTACTGCCTGAGTTTCACCCGGAATCCCTACTTCCAGAGCCTCGGCATTCCGGCCGCCATCGGCGTCTTCATCGCGCTCATCGCTGCGCTCACCCTCGCCCCGGCCGTGCTGACGATCAGCACGCATTTCGGTCTGCTGGACCCCAAGCGCCGCGCCCGGACCCGGGGTTGGCGACGTATCGGGACCGCCATCGTGCGCTGGCCGGGGCCGATCCTCGTCGTGTCGCTGGGGATCGCGCTGATCGGCCTGCTGGCGCTGCCGGGTTACAAGACCAGCTACGACGTCGGCGCTTACATGCCCGGCGATGTTCCGTCCAATGTCGGCTACACCGCGGCGGAGCGGCACTTCTCGAAAGCGCGGCTCAATCCCGAACTGCTGATGATCGAGACCAACCACGACCTGCGGAACCCCACCGACATGATCCTGTTGGAGCGGGTGGCCAAGGCCGTCTTCCATACCCCGGGAATTGCGATGGTCCAATCCATCACGCGCCCACTGGGAACCCCGCTCGACCACAGCTCCGTGCCATTCCAGATCAGTGCTCAAAGCAGCGCTCAGATCAACAACCTGCCCTACCAACAGGCGCGCGCCGCGGACCTTCTCAAGCAGGTCGGGGAGATCGACAAGACGATCAACATCCTGCGCCAGCAGTACGCGCTTCAGCAAGAGAGTTCGGCAGCCACTCACGAGCAGGTCGAGGCGTTCCACCAAACCGTCGCCGTCGCACAGGATCTGCGCAACAAGATTGCGAACTTCGACGACTTCTTCCGGCCGCTGCGTAACTATTTCTACTGGGAGCCGCACTGTTTCGACATTCCGGCGTGCGCGGCGTTGCGTTCGGTCTTCGACGCGCTCGACGGGATCGACGCCCTGACCGATCAATTGGCCAATGTCACGGCGAGCCTGGACAAGCTGGACGCGCTGCAGCCGAAACTGCTCGCCTTGATCCCGCAGCAGATCGACAGCCAGCAGGCCAACCGCGATCTGTCGATGACGAACTACGCCACCCAGTCCGGTCTCTACGATCAAACGGCGGCGGCGCTACAGAATGCGACCGCCCTCGGTGCGGCCTTCGACGCATCCAAGACCGACGACTCGTTCTACTTGCCGCCGGAAGCCTTCAGTAACAGCGAGTTTCAGCGCGGCCTGAAACTGTTTCTCTCACCCGACGGCAAGGCCGCCCGGATGATCATCACCCACGATGTGGATCCGGCTACACCCGAGGGTCTTTCGCACATCGAGTCCATCCGGCACGCCGTACAGGAAGCGGTGAAGGGAACCCCTCTGGCCGGGTCGAGCATCTACATCGGCGGCACGGCGGCGACCTACAAAGACATCGCCGACATGGCCAAGTACGACTTGATGATTGCCGGCATCGCCGCGCTCAGCCTGATCCTGCTCATCATGATGTTCATCACCAGAAGCATTGTGGCCGCGTTGGTTATCGTCGGTACGGTGGCGCTGTCGTTAGGCGCCTCGTTCGGGCTCTCAGTGCTGGTGTGGCAGGACCTGCTGGGCAAGCCGTTGTACTGGGTGGTCCTCGCGTTGGCGGTGATCCTGTTGCTGGCAGTGGGTTCGGACTACAACCTGCTGTTGATATCGAGGTTCAAAGAGGAGATCGGGGCAGGGCTGAACACCGGCATCATCCGCGCCATGGCCAGCACCGGTGGCGTGGTCACGGCCGCCGGCCTGGTGTTCGCCTTCACGATGGCCTCGTTCGCCTTCAGTGATCTTCTGGTGCTCGGCCAGATCGGCACCACCATCGGACTGGGCCTGTTGTTCGACACGCTGATCGTCCGGTCGTTCATGACGCCGTCGATCGCCGCCCTGCTGGGCCGGTGGTTCTGGTGGCCGTTGCGCGTGCGGCCGCGGCCGGCCAGCGCGATGTTGCGCCCTTACGGATCCCGGCCCGCGGTGCGCCAACTACTCCTCTGGGATGACTGACGGCACTGTCAGCAAGAACACATTGTTTCCACATTGAGATCTAGGTTTGTCTCAATTGCAACATGGGTAACTTTAGTAACAGCGCTGAGGCCTCGGCGCCGCCCTGACCAGCTAAGAAAGAGTCGAATGGATCACCCTTATGAACACAATCCTGTACTTCAGCTCCAATGGCCCCGTATATGAGACCCGCGCCTACACCAAGGCCGATATCGACCGCCTCTTCAAAGGCCGGCAGCTTCACTGCCTGACCAGCCCCGACCGACAGTTCGACTTCTGGTTCAGCCCGTCATCACCGGGATGCCAGAGCCGGATCAATGTGCAAGCAACCGAAGTTCTTCTGGCAACAACCAATTTCACCGCCAAGTCGGTGCCGCTGCTGCCCGGCTGCGTAGTCGTCGCCACTCACGATGCAGACGGCGACCTCGACGGGCTCAGCTGGCAACAGCTCGACCTCCTGGTCCGTAAGAACCGCTCGCTGACCACCCGCGAACTGCGCGTGCTGGACAAGAGGATTCAGCGCCACAACCGGCGCCAGTCCCGGCCGGTCCGCCCCGCCGCGGTCACCCCCCTGCCCGCCGCGAAATCACGCACACCGGTGCAGCGCACCGCGAAGGCGGCTTCCTAAACCCTCGGTGTCCCGCGCTGAACTCGATGGGCACTTCTGCCGGCCCGCTGATGCCGGACGCTCGCGATAGTCGGCTCCCGCATCGACTTTCACCTTTCGCAGCGGAAGATCGAGTGCGGCGGTCCAAAACGTGAAAGTCGACGCGGGCCGCGGTCAGGGGTCGTAGATCCGCGCGCGATGCCCGCGTTCTACGCACTTTCGCTGATGTTTGGCCAATCGCTGGGACCGATGCTGGCTAGCATGAGCGCAATCGAAGCGGAGTCGCCGCTGCTGACTTGGAGCGAGCACATCGTGGGGGAGCTGCCAACCGGAACCGTGACGTTGTTGCTTGCCGACGTCGAGGGCTCCACCCGGCTGTGGGAAACCCAGTCCGAGTCCATGGCGGCTGCCCTGGGGCAGCTCAACCGCACCCTCGACGATCTGGTCAGCGCCTATGGCGGTGTGCGGCCCGTCGAGCAGGGCGAGGGTGACACTTTCGTCGTCGCGTTCGCCCGGGCCAGCGACGCCGTCACGTGCGCCCTGCAGCTGCAGCTGGCACCGCTGACGCCCATCCGTCTGCGCATCGGGCTGCACACCGGCGAGGTACAGCTGCGCGACCCCGGCAACTACATGGGGCCCACCATCAACCGGACCGCACGCCTGCGCGACTTGGGCC includes:
- a CDS encoding RND family transporter; this encodes MTHRFARATRTLCIPILLFWLAITVLSNALVPQLEVVGKEHNVALSSPDSPSLQAFKRIGQVFGEFDSDSAAMIVLEGDQPLGADAHRYYDELIRRVSADHKHVQHIQDFWGDPLTAAGAQSPDGKAAYVQVFLSGNQGEALSLASVDAVRDIVDHTPAPPGVKAYVTGAAPQVADQFESGDKGTTKVTLLTIGVIAIMLLLVYRSVVTSLLMLITVLIEMSAARGIVSFLANSGFIGLSTYSTNILTLLVIAAGTDYAIFLVGRYHEERSAGVDRETAFYDTYRGTSHVILGSGLTIIGAVYCLSFTRNPYFQSLGIPAAIGVFIALIAALTLAPAVLTISTHFGLLDPKRRARTRGWRRIGTAIVRWPGPILVVSLGIALIGLLALPGYKTSYDVGAYMPGDVPSNVGYTAAERHFSKARLNPELLMIETNHDLRNPTDMILLERVAKAVFHTPGIAMVQSITRPLGTPLDHSSVPFQISAQSSAQINNLPYQQARAADLLKQVGEIDKTINILRQQYALQQESSAATHEQVEAFHQTVAVAQDLRNKIANFDDFFRPLRNYFYWEPHCFDIPACAALRSVFDALDGIDALTDQLANVTASLDKLDALQPKLLALIPQQIDSQQANRDLSMTNYATQSGLYDQTAAALQNATALGAAFDASKTDDSFYLPPEAFSNSEFQRGLKLFLSPDGKAARMIITHDVDPATPEGLSHIESIRHAVQEAVKGTPLAGSSIYIGGTAATYKDIADMAKYDLMIAGIAALSLILLIMMFITRSIVAALVIVGTVALSLGASFGLSVLVWQDLLGKPLYWVVLALAVILLLAVGSDYNLLLISRFKEEIGAGLNTGIIRAMASTGGVVTAAGLVFAFTMASFAFSDLLVLGQIGTTIGLGLLFDTLIVRSFMTPSIAALLGRWFWWPLRVRPRPASAMLRPYGSRPAVRQLLLWDD
- a CDS encoding DUF1906 domain-containing protein, which codes for MTALAGAAVLGAPKASADGLRLIDFAVRQVSPEQIKAAGYDGALVYVSELRPGATFDFKPVTRQYTDGLIAAGLHVVSCYQYGKPGWPNAPSDFTRGFDGGVADAQTALRLHGVAGGPASAPIFFSVDEDISADTWKSTAIQWFRGINSVLGVERTGIYGGARQLGWAIGDGVVGHSTTPGYRWGWQTKAWSGGVREPAAVLFQREVVTASDPGAVIDGVSVDVDDVLAPDFGQWGLAR
- a CDS encoding TetR-like C-terminal domain-containing protein, giving the protein MTKIADYEAESSPWSPREAELLAATLQLLQQHGYERLTVDAVAATAKASKATVYRRWPSKGELVLAAFIEGIRCAAVRPDTGTLRGDLLHLGEAITEQAAQHSATIRAVMVEVSRDPALREAMQHQFLDQRKALIESVLQQAVDRGEINAEAITEELWDLMPGYLIFRSIVPNRPPSEKTVLALVDNVIVPSLTRPLS
- a CDS encoding L,D-transpeptidase, which codes for MNAVASLVVRSGLALLLSLLLAPPASAAPESSQWVVVGVPAASSTTGTLTAFQRVGQDWKVVLGPTPAKVGELGVGAPADGVYRTPEGTFGFDQAFGRQPSPGTKMPYFQATNQDWWDEDGKSPTYNTHVRAVGQPSGIAENLYDSGPVYDYAVNITSNPQRIPGKVAGIFLHVTDGNPTWGCVAIGREEMKSILNWLDPAANPQITIGVGEPSLITARS